From the Acidobacteriota bacterium genome, the window GTGAGAAGTTGAACATCACCCTCTGTGGGGGCCATACTGAGGTGACTCCGGGGCTTAAGAAGCCTATTTTAGTGGGAATGATGGTGGGAGAGGCAGAAAGGAAAGAGTTGGTGATAAACGACCGGGCTGAGGTAGGTGACATTATCCTCCTAACCAAAGGAATAGCGATCGAGGGAACCTCGATAATAGCCAGTGATTTTTATGAGGAACTTAAAGGGAAACTCGAGGAAAAACTGATACGAAGGGCGATGAAGTTGAGGGAGGAACCGGGATTAAGCGTCATCAAAGAAGCACGGATAGCGGTAAAGACAGCTCATGTTCATGCGATGCATGATCCCACCGAAGGAGGACTGATCACCGGGATATACGAGCTGGCGAAGGCGGCGGATAAAGGAACGCTCATATACCAGAGGGAAATACCCATCCTCCCTGAAACCGAAGCTATATGCAAGATATTTAACATCAATCCCTTAGGTCTTATAGCCTCGGGCGCGTTGCTCATAGTCGCTTCTCCACCCGAGGCGAAAAAGATCAGGAAAGAACTCATAAAAAACGGGATCTTCGTTTGCAAAATAGGCGAGATAAAGGAGAGGGAGTTCGGCGTTAAGATGGAGAACGAGGAAGGGGAAGTAATTGAAATACTTCCCCTTCCTTCAGATGAATTAACTAAACTCCTCTAAGTCCCTTACTCCTCTTTCCCCCTCTCCTTGGGCTCGGGGAGAACGGGCGGAGGAACATCCTTAGGAACAGCGCACTTATAAGTGAGACCCTTGGTCTTCTCCTTCCACTCTTTTCTTACCTTCTTAAGTAATTCCGGCTTCATCAGAAAATCTATTGCAGTAGCGGCAAGGGTCTTTGCT encodes:
- a CDS encoding AIR synthase family protein produces the protein MGEKERLKPGKLAPIFLEKLLRKIPIRDERVIVGPKVGEDAAVVNLGKKYLILKTDPITFTSKRIGWYAINVNANDIAAMGGVPRFFLATLLLPEEETTEELVEEIFCDIISSCEKLNITLCGGHTEVTPGLKKPILVGMMVGEAERKELVINDRAEVGDIILLTKGIAIEGTSIIASDFYEELKGKLEEKLIRRAMKLREEPGLSVIKEARIAVKTAHVHAMHDPTEGGLITGIYELAKAADKGTLIYQREIPILPETEAICKIFNINPLGLIASGALLIVASPPEAKKIRKELIKNGIFVCKIGEIKEREFGVKMENEEGEVIEILPLPSDELTKLL